GTATATCAAAAGTGACGAATATTGAGATCGAGAAGTCATGCCTAGACAGATGTCAGATGACAGACAGAAGCAAGGATATCCCCTCAAATTCCCCACCGGAGGTGACAGTTTCCGGTAAGTACTTAGCAGAAAGATGAGATGGTCCGTCCCGTCTTACGTTAGCATGCTGTAACACGTACAGTGGTTTGGGCAAGGCAAGGCAAGGCATAGCATGGAAGGAAGGGAGGGAGCGTCTAGACCTGCCCAGTCTACCGTCTTACTGTACCGACGTGGAAAAATCAAGCCATGGATGCGATTGCGGCAAAGGTCTTCCTATCTGTCCGAACTCTTATTTCCTTCGGTGCTTTTACGTGCATTTGCTGCTTGCTAATACAACTAGACGACAACCTGAAACGTTGGGGTTGTCGGGTATCTTTGCGGCATATATTGTGGCGCCATGTTGGtattggtgttgttgttgttgttgttgtagtAATATCCGTGTATATGAGTAGGAAGAGGAAGGAATGGCGAAAAGAAAAAAAGACGCCGCCGCTCCGATATCGTACGTTGATCCCCTCTTACGCCAAGTCGCAGTACTGTAATTCCAAAGAGAAAGAATGTCACCACAACAACCCTAGATAATCAtctcgccatcctcgccatcctccCCACCGGCATCATCCGCATCCTCTTCATCCAGGTCCTCGAGCGGATACGTCAGGATAGCAGCGACATTGCCCAGCCCTTCCAGCCGCTTACCGCTCTCATGTAAGGAGCTGAGCACGCGGACTTCTCCGCCTTCTACATCACGGACCTGGTTCACGAGCTTGACCCAGCGCCTGCGTTCCTGCACGTTCTGGGCGCGGAACAGCTGGTTGTTGATCATGAGGACGCCGCCGCCGCGTCCGACGGCACCCTTGGCGACGGCGCGTTCGACCTCGCGGGGGCCGTACCATGCGCGGCCGTCGTCGAGGCGGACAAGGGTGTTGAATTGGTCCATGAGGGCTGTTTCGCGGGCGAATTTGGTGTTTGAGAGTTTGTTTGTTATGGCGGGGGAGGAGAGGACTTCGTTTAGGGAGTGGACGTGGGCAGAGGACGAGTGTGCGATTGTGATGTTGGGGATGAGCGCCATGAGGGTTTTGTTGGTTGTTCGTGTCGCTTCCGCTTTGATGTACGTCAGGAATGCTGTGGCTACGAAACCTGGGCTGGCTAGTAGTATTGGTAGTGTTTTGCCTGGCGCGGTGTTTGTACTCTCGATTTGCCGGAGAAGAGTGGCTAGTGTTGTGGAGAAGAATCTATCCATGCCTTTGCTGTGTCCGTCTACGCCGTTTTTTCGCTTTCGCGGTACTGATACCTCGATCCTTTGCCGTAATATGGTTTGATGCTCGGTAATCATGCATATGTTTGCTGTGCCTTCTCCCAGTACAACAGACCAGAGTTCGGCCTTATTTGCCGTGTCGCATGCCTCTTTGAGTTGCTCGAGCGCGACACTATCCCAGCCATCTGCCTTTTCCAATGTAAATTTTCGGTTGAGCTCCAAATCAAGCGTATGGTGTTGCCCTAGCTTGACATGCTCATTCTCTTTTGCCACGCGACCCGAGACGTGGAGTTGTTCTGATCCAATATCAAAGTCTGTGGTTGTGACGGTGATGGTGAGGTCGAGTGCGATCCGTTGCGACGATGTAGAGCCGGCTTCCGACGTTTTCGATACGCGCCGTACCGCTTTCGCTCGTATCTGATCATGTTCTTGTATGAGATTGTATGCGTGCCACTGCATCCCAAATTAGCATACAGGCCTTTGCGGCCTTGTGATTCTCGTACCATGTCCTCTGCCTCCTCTGGCAGCAGAGTCACGAACCCAGCGCCAGTTTTCTGTTCAATCTGGCTCTTGAGGAGCTTCATGGTAGTTGATTATGTATTAATGTCGCGACTTTAGCGCTCCTTTTAGTTGTGTGAATGGAGACGCGGTGTTTTTTCGTGTGTAGCTGCCGTGCAGCCTTACAGGACCAACTTTTGAGTGACGCAACCATGGCTGGAGGGGCACTACGTAGTGGGGTCCTCGCTACCAACGAGCTTATTCACGATTAGGTTTGGCCTCTCACGCGGAACGTATTACCTGCATATCTTTTGTTCAACCCAAACGTTTTGTATTATGCAACCTCAGTTAAACCAAGGTCGGCATTGGTATATACTGGGGTCTGTCGCAAATCAATATGTAGATCAACTCGCCAGCGACCAGGTTACCGTCGACCCCTGACATGGAATCGGATAGCGCATTATATTATAAAGCACCATCTGCGCAGTGCGATCATCGAAGTAAAGAAGGATTATACTGTACAATCTATTAAGAATATATCCGCCGGTAGTCTATAGTGTTGAAAGGAAATGAGGGTATATGAAACAAATAACTGATAATCCGCCGCCTCTACCTGGCCTTGATAATGTCTGCAGCCTTCTCGGCGATAGCGTACGCAGTAGCTTGCGTATGGGCGCCAGGGATGATGGGAATGATGGAAGCATCAACGATAGATAGATGCTGAGTGCCATAGACCAACAGCTTGTCGCTGACACAGCCACCATCCTCCCTAGGCATCATGGGGCATGAGCCACATGGGTGAGCAAGAGAGGGCGCCAACATCTTTTGCTTAATGAGAGCGGTGTAAAGCTCTTCATCGGTTTTGAACTGGGCGCCAGGAACCTTCTCCGTGATCTTGTAGCGGGCGAGTAGGGGACTAGCCCAGATGGTGCGGAAGAATCGCACACTGGTAAATAAGACCCGGCGATCGATTGGATTCATGAGTGCGTTGTATGTGACAATGGGTGGCCCTCTAGGGTTCTTGGGGTTGATGTGCACAGTACCGCGGGACAGGGGCTTCTCTACAGCAGCTAGGACATAGGTGCCATCAGCAGCACAAGTCAGCTCAGCGGCAGCAATGTCCTTGCGACCAAACGACTCAGCAATAAACTTGGCTTGCTTTGCAAAGCCCCTGGTAAGCTTCTTGTTGATCTTGTAGATATTTGGAAGGTAATCGGTCGACCTCTGGCTGTTCAAAGACTTTGTCAGAGACTCCGTGTCGTTGGTCATGTCGGGCAGAGGGACAAAGGCAAGCGAATTGCCGCGGGCATATGTGTAGGGTCCAGTCTTGGTCTCCTGGTACTGTTTCCATGCAGTCGCATTGAAAGTGGCGTTGGTAGCTAGCGAATTCTGGTCGGGGAAGAATTGGTTGGTTGTGTTGAAAATCAGGGTAGCGTAGGGGTGGTCCTGGAAATTAGTACCTACAGCATCGAGTGCAACCACGGTACGAATACCTGCAGGCTTCATGACAGACTCGGGTCCAACACCGCTGAGTTGGAGCAGCTTCGGTGTCGCAATCGTTCCAGCCGCAAGTACAACCTCCTTCTTGGCATTGAAGATTTGGCACTTGCCCGTCTTGTCAGTGGTCTCGACACCGATAGCCTTTGGAGTCTTGCATGATGTGTCGAAGTTGATCTTGTTCACAGTTGTACCAGTGATGATGTGCAGGTTGGGACGCGTCGCTTTGATGGTATCGTAATATGCGTAAACGGCGTGAGCTCGACGTCCGGTTTTTACATCCATAGTGTTGGGAAACCAGGAAGGACCAATGGCCTCTCCGTTATTGCCATCCTGTGGGACATGGACACCGCTTGCCTTCCATGCCGCGAAGTATGACGTGATATCCTTGTACTGGTTGGAGGTGATTGAGACTGGGAGAGGGCCGTTGCCGTACACAGATTCATCCCATGTAATGTTGAATTTCTTTGCGGCCTCAGGCGTAGGTGGTTGTAAAGTAGTGCCTTTGATGAAATAGGGTAACAGGCCTTTCCAGTCCCAATCATCGTTACCAAGAGCCGCCCAGCAATCGTAGTCACCAGCTGAGCCGCGGTCGTAGATCATGCCGTTGACAACTGAACCGCCACCGAGGACCTTGGCGACGAATACATCGAAGGAGCCGTTGCCAATAGCTGGCTCAGGCAGCGATTTGATGCCATCCCAATACAGCCCGGCCGCTGCAGTCAAGTCATTGGCCTTGTATGGAATCCTGGTTCCGTCGGTATCGACATTGTCACCTGCCTCGATGACTAGAACAGTCTCTGTGTTTGATGTTAATAACCCCCGTTAGCGGCCTCGTGGAACTTCAAGTTACGTACTGCTTTTGTCTTCGCTGAGACGGTTGGCAACGACCAACCCAGTGACGCCACCCCCTACGATTACATAGTCATATTGCTGACCAGCGGCAGCACCGAGTACAGGCGACAGGAAAACAGTTGAGAGCTGAAGAGCTACAGCCAAGCGTGAGAATGCAGGCATCTTTCTTGGGCCCAGTGTGGTAAATTAACGAGAGTACTATGAAGTTAGGACTGTTGGCTGCTTCCATTGCAGAGGGTGCAGCCACTAAAGGCTTTATACGGACCGAACCACATGGCTTCTCCTTGCGCGGATTGGCTGAGAGAAAGCTCAACACGTGGAAATGCCGTTATTGCGGTTTTATCATGCCGATTTCATGGAGAATAGGTCGACCCACCGACCCTTGGGGCGATGGTAACGTCGGTAAAATTGGCTGTATGCGTGTGGCCTTGCGGTGCTGAGTACCATGTACGACGTTCTAGATTGTGTACACTATGCCCGCTCTGGTAGGGGCAGAGCTAAAAGTCATATCGCAGACCACACCAGGTTTAGCTTCTTCCTGGGTCCCGGTGAACATCAGGGAAAGGTGGGCTCGGTCCGGTTCCGTACAAACCAGTAATGCTCTGCCATACGAGACAACATCATCTGCAAAAGAGAATTACCTTGGAGCGCGACATGTTCGGTTGGCCAATGATGCAGGGGCCGGCTCATCTTCAATCTCCCCGGCTTGCAGAGTGCCATAGATAGACTATGTACAAGGTATGGCGGCCGCAACCTCCGCTTTAAGGTGGGACCGAAAGAATAGTGCTCTTGGCCCCTGTTCCAGTCTATGATCGAGTTTGAGCTACGTGTGCGGCGCTCGTTACAGCGGTTGAGGCGCACATGGCATGTTCATAATCTGGGGAACGTGTGGATATCTCAAAGGCAATTATGCTCTCGGGAAGTTTTCTCTATGTAAGGATGAGTTCAGGGACGGCATACCCCTGGAAGGGGTGTTGTTTTAGTTGGGTATACCGCGGTACGTAAGGCGACCAGCAAGATCCGATGGCCCGTTTGCCCGCCTCCGGTGACTAGGAACGCGTGACTTTCGGGGGACAAGCGCCACTTCAGGTTGGATGTCCGCCAGGCTGACTTTTTCGTATATGTAAGTACTGTATGCTGCTCAGCGTCCGATCGGCCAAATGTCCCGCTATTTTAGGGTATGTTCGCAAGAAACTACTCCAATAATTGGGGTCGACCAGGTGGGAGCGGACAGACTATAACTTGTATGTCTTAATAGTTGGGAAGGGACTCAAGGGACTGGTTCGGCCGGTTTATGCATCTTCGGCGTGGTCGAAACTATCACAGGGCTATCCCTGGAAATATATTGGGCCGCGACAAGGTGTTCAATCACGCGTCTCTAAGGGAGACAGACGGTGTACAAAGGATGTGCAGGACAGGAGCATCGGTATAGCCGGCCCCGGAAGCTTATTTTCCGTCTTGTACCTTGTAGCTGCAGTTTAGGACTCTGCTAGCGCTTCAGCGCCACCGGTCCATGGTGGCCTTTACTTGCAAGATCGAAATATGCTCACCCTAAACAATCACATGTTCTGCTGCGCGTTAGTGAAATGATGAAAAATCTGACAACGCAGTAGAGTGCATCTCCAAGCCACACTACCATCAGGAACGGGAAAGTTTTCGGACGAAGGATGGGAAAAATCGAAATGATCTGAGGACGGCTTCGGCTTTTTATGCCGGCACCGGCGTCAATTGTTCGAGAGAGCCGCGTTCTAGCCTTTGAGCTAAGCATTGCGCTAGCGTCGTTAGCGCCGGGCCGGCAGGCACTCGCTCTCGCTTCCAGAACTCGACTTCTCCCATCTCATCGAGCAACAGAGATCTTGCAACGGACTGCAATGTGAGCCCTGCTGCACTCTAGAACTGTTTGCACGTACAAGATCGAATGTTCATCTCCCGCCATCGGATGGGTCCACAATCCGCGAGAAGACGTCCCACCAACGTTCCATATCGCATCCTGCAACAAGACGAGGTTTAGTCCACAAGATATGTACAAATTTGCTAAGCAGTGGCAATGTCGATGGTCGATGTCTCAGCACCAGCCCAGACGTATGTCGCTGCTCATGGATGACCCGTGTATCATGTCCGAAATCTTGGAGTTTCGCAGCCGATTGACTTCTCCAATTGGGCTTCGTACGTGACTGGGGTGGGGCCTCAATTTATGCGGGATTACTGCTCGATCAGCTCACTGGGCCCTGGCACAAGTTGCTACCAAGATTTCCTTACTGGACGTTTCGAATACGTCCTAAGCGCAGCACCTTCTGCGATTGATCTGGCGGCTTATTCTTCTCAGCCACAGCGGCATCATTTAGCTTTCGCTTCGGTCTTCGCTTGGGCTATTCGGACGCAGTAAAGCCGACACCAGTGATGAATTGGAATGGAGGAAAGAATGCCTGAAGTATCTTAAACTTACCACAGTCTTTCCGTGCTCGAATCATTACCTCCCATTTGTTCAGTCTTTCCCGGCATTCTCGTCTCAAGACACCATGGCAGACGCTGGACCCCTAGCTGGACCTCAGGAATGGCCAAACCAACGGCTGAAGATTCTTATTCCAACATGGACCATGTGTGCCATCAGTACTAGCTTCATGTTATGGAGATGTGTGTATGGGCTGATGCAGAAACGCAAGTTCATGATTTCTGATTATCTGTTGATCATTGCCACTGTAGGTACTCCCCCCCATCTGGTCAATTTTTTCACAACACTGTCGATCACTACCCAACTGTGCTAACATGGATATCTTGTAGGCCCTTAATATCACCGCAGCATGTACGAATCAAGTTGTTGTCGATAACGGCCAAGGGCGCCATATCATGGACCCTTCGGTTCTTCCGCATCTCAGGACGTACTCCTATTATCTATGGCAGACACAAATCTTGAGTGAGAGAATATCCTGTTCCACTCATTCGTCTGCTAATTTCTGTCACCAAGATATCCTAGCAGTTGCCTTCTTGAAAGGGGCTATCTGCGCCTGGCTCCTTGTTCTCAACTTCTCGAGGGTGTACCAAGGTATCGTTTGGCTGTCCATAGCGATGGTCGCTGCGTTCAACTTTCTTGCTCCCATACTTACGCTATTTGGTTGCGCACCGCTCGAAAAGAACTGGAATTTCGGATACAAAGGGGAAAGCCATTGCTGGGCAAGAGGCACTCTTCCACTTTCCTACACACAAGGTATCAGCAACATTATCACAGACTTGGTCTATATGGCTGCGCCTATCATCTACATATCGAGGGTGCAGTTGAGCAAGCGCACGCAAATGGGCATCCGTGTTGTCTTCTTGCTCAGTATACCGTAAGTTTACGCCCTACACCCAGCTATACACGACCACATCCACTAACGGTTTGGTTCACTAGCGCGACAGTATGTTCGATATTCAAGACTGTCGAACTCAACAACATCACTAAAACAAGAGATCCCACTTGGGATGGCGTAGCGCTCGGCATCTGGTCCAGTGGCGAAGCCTCAATCGGCATTCTCATCGCCTCTCTCCCACCGCTCCGAAAACCCTTCGACTACTTCTTCTCAAAGCTACTCCCATCAAGCTTTACCGGCACAGGCAAAACCCCAACATCGAGCTATCGCCCCACCGGCGGCAGAGCCAGCATCCACCTGCAGAACCTCAGCAACAGCAAAGCCTACCGCTCCAGAATACCCGGCGAAAGCGTCCTCGACGACGAAAGCGACCGTGCAATTCTCGATGAGGAGCACAAGACCGGCGGTATCATCAAGAGCACAGACGTGGAAGTCAGGATCTCATCGGACATTATCGACGGCGTGAGTGACTCAAAGGGTACTCCGAGTCCGCGAATGATGAAACACCCAAGTGTGGATTGGAGGTTGCATATGCAGAACGGACCCGGCCCCCAGGTTCCGCGGTAGTGTGGTCGGGAAGATTATGGACGATGGAGCGATTGGTGTTTTGTATATAGATGGCGACCTATACCAGGCCGATTACGTTTACCGTTGCGATTGGATACCCTGTTTGCTTATGTGTGGCAAGGCCGCCTGCCCGTTGTAGTCTGGACAAGTATTGATAATGAAATGCATATTTCGTATGTTATGAACAATATCTTACAAGCAGCTCGCGTTCATCTGTCGTTTGTTTGTGGACGAATATCCACGTCTATAGTATGGGAGATGGGCTATAACAGACGACTAATGTGTACGAGTCCTCCGTGTCACGTATGAGTTGCATATAAACGTCCGTCCGAACCCGAGG
The sequence above is a segment of the Pyrenophora tritici-repentis strain M4 chromosome 3, whole genome shotgun sequence genome. Coding sequences within it:
- a CDS encoding translation release factor eRF1: MKLLKSQIEQKTGAGFVTLLPEEAEDMWHAYNLIQEHDQIRAKAVRRVSKTSEAGSTSSQRIALDLTITVTTTDFDIGSEQLHVSGRVAKENEHVKLGQHHTLDLELNRKFTLEKADGWDSVALEQLKEACDTANKAELWSVVLGEGTANICMITEHQTILRQRIEVSVPRKRKNGVDGHSKGMDRFFSTTLATLLRQIESTNTAPGKTLPILLASPGFVATAFLTYIKAEATRTTNKTLMALIPNITIAHSSSAHVHSLNEVLSSPAITNKLSNTKFARETALMDQFNTLVRLDDGRAWYGPREVERAVAKGAVGRGGGVLMINNQLFRAQNVQERRRWVKLVNQVRDVEGGEVRVLSSLHESGKRLEGLGNVAAILTYPLEDLDEEDADDAGGEDGEDGEMII
- a CDS encoding BetA, Choline dehydrogenase and related flavoprotein, which codes for MPAFSRLAVALQLSTVFLSPVLGAAAGQQYDYVIVGGGVTGLVVANRLSEDKSKTVLVIEAGDNVDTDGTRIPYKANDLTAAAGLYWDGIKSLPEPAIGNGSFDVFVAKVLGGGSVVNGMIYDRGSAGDYDCWAALGNDDWDWKGLLPYFIKGTTLQPPTPEAAKKFNITWDESVYGNGPLPVSITSNQYKDITSYFAAWKASGVHVPQDGNNGEAIGPSWFPNTMDVKTGRRAHAVYAYYDTIKATRPNLHIITGTTVNKINFDTSCKTPKAIGVETTDKTGKCQIFNAKKEVVLAAGTIATPKLLQLSGVGPESVMKPAGIRTVVALDAVGTNFQDHPYATLIFNTTNQFFPDQNSLATNATFNATAWKQYQETKTGPYTYARGNSLAFVPLPDMTNDTESLTKSLNSQRSTDYLPNIYKINKKLTRGFAKQAKFIAESFGRKDIAAAELTCAADGTYVLAAVEKPLSRGTVHINPKNPRGPPIVTYNALMNPIDRRVLFTSVRFFRTIWASPLLARYKITEKVPGAQFKTDEELYTALIKQKMLAPSLAHPCGSCPMMPREDGGCVSDKLLVYGTQHLSIVDASIIPIIPGAHTQATAYAIAEKAADIIKAR